A section of the Pseudomonas sp. FP453 genome encodes:
- a CDS encoding SMP-30/gluconolactonase/LRE family protein, translating into MTAELIVDARNTVGECPVWVPEENALYWVDIPNGGLQRWSAASGHVAAWKTPEMLACIARTTTGNWVAGMESGFFQLTAHSDGSLDTTRLAKVEHPRADMRLNDGRCDRQGRFWAGSMVLNMGLNAAEGILYRYAAGQAPHAALDGFITLNGLAFSPDGRTMYASDSHPLVQQIWAFDYDIDSGTPSNRRVFVDMHPHPGRPDGAAVDADGCYWICANDAGLIHRFTPDGRLDRSLSVPVKKPTMCAFGGSRLDTLFVTSIRDDQGEQSLSGGVFALNPGVQGLAEPTFTL; encoded by the coding sequence GTGACGGCTGAATTGATTGTCGACGCGCGCAACACCGTGGGCGAATGCCCGGTGTGGGTGCCGGAGGAAAACGCGCTGTACTGGGTGGACATCCCCAACGGCGGCCTGCAACGCTGGAGCGCCGCCAGCGGCCACGTCGCCGCCTGGAAAACCCCGGAAATGCTCGCCTGCATTGCCCGCACCACCACGGGCAACTGGGTTGCGGGAATGGAAAGCGGCTTCTTCCAACTCACCGCGCACAGCGATGGCAGCCTCGACACCACGCGCCTGGCCAAGGTCGAGCACCCACGCGCCGACATGCGCCTGAACGATGGCCGCTGTGATCGCCAGGGCCGCTTCTGGGCCGGCAGCATGGTGCTGAACATGGGCCTGAATGCCGCCGAGGGCATCCTCTACCGCTACGCGGCGGGCCAGGCGCCCCATGCCGCGCTGGACGGTTTTATCACCCTCAACGGCCTGGCCTTCAGCCCCGATGGGCGCACGATGTACGCTTCCGACTCGCACCCGCTGGTGCAGCAGATCTGGGCGTTCGACTACGACATCGACAGCGGCACGCCGTCCAACCGCCGCGTGTTCGTGGACATGCACCCACACCCCGGCCGCCCCGATGGTGCTGCGGTGGACGCCGACGGTTGCTACTGGATCTGCGCCAACGACGCCGGGCTGATCCACCGCTTCACCCCTGACGGGCGCCTCGATCGCTCCCTCAGCGTGCCGGTGAAAAAACCCACCATGTGCGCGTTTGGTGGCAGCCGCCTGGACACCCTGTTCGTCACCTCGATCCGTGATGATCAGGGTGAACAGTCACTGTCGGGCGGTGTGTTTGCCCTCAATCCGGGTGTGCAGGGCTTGGCCGAGCCGACTTTCACTCTCTGA
- a CDS encoding aldose 1-epimerase, translated as MIELQDALTRLTLAPAIGGSIVNWQVIASGQPLLRHSDEHAVNTGLPGKLGCYPLAPWSNRIAEGGFDNPDGWLALSANSLTDPLPIHGSAWQQAWRVVSQSVDEVVLEVICDTPFAYRAEQRFRLNNGELSIALTVTHLAEKPAWHGLGLHPYLPRQPGTRLQAKASQVWLSDASKLPTGLAELPAGWDFQQLKALPEGLVDNGFCQWDGHCRIEQPELGYALECQASGADYFLLYCPPGLGFFCIEPVSHPVNAHHLPGRPGLKLLEHDQSVHLTFNLKYIPTVGAGLPAIAVHQ; from the coding sequence ATGATCGAACTCCAAGACGCCCTCACCCGCCTCACCCTGGCCCCCGCCATTGGCGGCAGTATCGTCAACTGGCAGGTCATCGCCAGCGGCCAGCCGTTGCTGCGCCATAGCGATGAACACGCCGTGAACACGGGCCTCCCGGGCAAGCTGGGCTGTTATCCCCTGGCGCCCTGGTCCAACCGGATTGCCGAGGGCGGTTTTGACAACCCCGATGGCTGGCTGGCGCTGTCGGCCAACAGCCTGACCGACCCGTTGCCGATCCATGGATCGGCCTGGCAACAGGCGTGGCGAGTGGTCAGCCAGTCGGTGGATGAAGTGGTTCTGGAGGTGATCTGCGACACGCCGTTTGCCTATCGCGCCGAGCAACGGTTTCGCTTGAATAACGGCGAGCTGAGCATCGCATTGACGGTCACGCATCTGGCCGAAAAACCTGCATGGCATGGCTTGGGATTGCACCCGTATCTACCGCGCCAACCGGGTACGCGGTTACAGGCCAAGGCTTCGCAGGTGTGGCTGAGCGATGCTTCGAAACTGCCTACGGGCTTGGCGGAGCTACCCGCAGGCTGGGATTTCCAGCAGCTCAAGGCCTTGCCTGAAGGCCTGGTGGACAACGGCTTTTGCCAGTGGGATGGGCACTGCCGAATCGAACAACCGGAGCTGGGTTATGCTTTGGAGTGCCAGGCCAGCGGTGCGGATTATTTCCTGCTGTATTGCCCGCCTGGGTTGGGGTTCTTTTGCATCGAGCCGGTGAGTCATCCGGTGAATGCGCATCACCTGCCGGGGAGGCCGGGGTTGAAGCTGCTGGAACATGATCAGTCGGTACACCTGACGTTCAACCTGAAATACATTCCAACTGTGGGAGCTGGCTTGCCTGCGATAGCGGTACATCAGTGA
- a CDS encoding MFS transporter: MNNYTPRTWQPHERPSLPGSPSTPLHPTHKRWLFAMVGVLVAITGGLGNALVIANLQYLQGALGATTAEMAWLPAAYVMTNVCMNLLLVKFRQQFGLRAFTEVFLVLYALVTFGHLFVNDLSSAIAVRAAHGMVGAALSSLGLYYMIQAFPAKWRLKALVLGLGTAQLALPLARLFSEDLLQIAEWRGLYLFELGMALICLGCVFLLKLPPGDRFKTFEKLDFLTFAILATGVALLCAVLSLGRIDWWLEAPWIGVASACSLVLIMAGLAIEHNRANPMLMTRWLGSGVMIRLALAVILIRMVLSEQSTGAVGFMQMLNMSYQQMHTLYVVMLAGAIAGLAVSALTINPAHLLMPLVISLALMATGSVMDSFSSNLTRPQNLYISQFLLGFGGTFFLGPTMVLGTKNVLTNPRNLVSFSVMFGICQNLGGLMGAALLGTFQIVREKFHSSMIVEHLSLLDPRVAARVSSGGSAYGGVIADPELRNLMGIRSLATAATREANVMAYNDVFMLIAIIAILTMIWIFIRSLWLMSTTKAATPVQPSGAPQ; the protein is encoded by the coding sequence ATGAACAACTACACCCCCCGCACCTGGCAGCCCCACGAGCGCCCGAGCCTGCCCGGTTCGCCGTCGACGCCGCTGCACCCCACGCACAAGCGCTGGCTGTTCGCGATGGTGGGCGTTCTTGTGGCAATCACCGGCGGCCTCGGCAACGCGCTGGTCATCGCCAACCTGCAATACCTGCAAGGCGCCCTCGGTGCGACCACCGCCGAAATGGCCTGGCTGCCCGCCGCCTATGTCATGACCAACGTGTGCATGAACCTGCTGCTGGTGAAGTTCCGCCAGCAGTTCGGCCTGCGCGCGTTTACCGAGGTGTTCCTGGTGCTGTACGCACTGGTGACCTTCGGCCATTTGTTCGTCAACGACCTCAGCTCGGCCATCGCCGTGCGGGCGGCCCACGGCATGGTCGGGGCAGCGCTGAGTTCGCTGGGCTTGTACTACATGATCCAGGCGTTCCCGGCCAAGTGGCGCTTGAAGGCGCTGGTGCTGGGCTTGGGCACGGCGCAGCTGGCCTTGCCGCTGGCGCGGTTGTTCTCCGAAGACTTGCTGCAAATCGCCGAATGGCGCGGCTTGTATCTGTTTGAACTGGGCATGGCGCTGATCTGCCTCGGCTGTGTGTTCCTGCTCAAGTTGCCGCCCGGTGACCGCTTCAAGACCTTTGAAAAACTCGACTTTCTGACCTTCGCGATCCTCGCCACCGGCGTCGCCTTGTTGTGTGCGGTGTTGTCCCTGGGACGGATCGACTGGTGGCTGGAAGCGCCGTGGATCGGCGTGGCCTCGGCCTGTTCCCTGGTGCTGATCATGGCTGGCCTGGCCATCGAGCATAACCGCGCCAACCCGATGCTGATGACCCGTTGGCTGGGCAGCGGGGTGATGATCCGCCTGGCGTTGGCGGTGATCCTGATCCGCATGGTGCTGTCCGAGCAGTCCACCGGCGCGGTGGGGTTCATGCAAATGCTCAACATGAGTTACCAGCAGATGCACACGTTGTACGTGGTGATGCTGGCCGGGGCGATCGCGGGGCTGGCGGTCAGCGCGTTGACGATCAACCCGGCGCACTTGTTGATGCCGCTGGTGATTTCCCTGGCGCTGATGGCGACGGGGTCGGTGATGGACAGCTTCTCCAGCAACCTGACCCGCCCGCAGAACCTGTATATCAGCCAGTTCCTGCTAGGCTTCGGCGGCACGTTCTTCCTCGGGCCGACCATGGTGCTGGGCACCAAGAACGTGCTGACCAACCCGCGCAACCTGGTGAGTTTTTCGGTGATGTTCGGCATTTGCCAGAACCTCGGCGGCCTGATGGGCGCGGCGCTGTTGGGCACGTTCCAGATCGTGCGCGAGAAGTTTCATTCGAGCATGATCGTCGAACACCTGAGCCTGCTTGACCCGCGTGTGGCCGCGCGGGTGTCGAGCGGCGGCTCGGCCTATGGCGGGGTGATTGCCGACCCGGAGTTGCGCAACCTCATGGGTATCCGCAGCCTGGCCACCGCGGCCACCCGTGAAGCGAACGTAATGGCCTACAACGATGTCTTCATGCTGATCGCGATCATCGCGATACTGACCATGATCTGGATCTTTATCCGCAGTCTGTGGCTGATGAGCACCACGAAAGCAGCCACTCCCGTTCAACCCAGCGGCGCACCTCAATGA
- a CDS encoding DASS family sodium-coupled anion symporter → MNAPATTAPSFKLPLGLVVAVLVMAGVLLLPLPADLPVAGHRMLAILAFAVVVWITEAVSYEASAIMITSLMAFLLGTAPSLQDPTHLIGTSPAISMALTGFSNPALALVAGALFIAAAMTHTGLDRRIALVTLSRVGTSTRRILLGAIAVTILLSLVVPSATARSACVVPIMMGVIAAFGVDKRSNIAAGIMIVVAQGTSIWNVGIQTAAAQNLLTVGFMDKMLGQRVSWIDWLIAGAPWALIMSAVLLFLVLKLLPPETDSIPGGKEAVAQSLVDIGPMTGPQKRLLGVSVVLLLAWATEGRLHNFDTTSTTYAGLVFLLLPGLGVMTWKDVQSRIPWGTVIVFGVGISLGTALLTTQAGQWLGATVVAHTGLDQVGPLGVFAILGAFLILIHLGFASATALTSALLPILIAVLQTLPGDFSRLGMTMLLGFVMSYGFILPINAPQNMVCLGTGTFTARQFAKVGILVTLIGYGLMLVFAATYWSWLGWI, encoded by the coding sequence ATGAACGCCCCCGCAACAACCGCCCCATCCTTCAAACTCCCCCTGGGCCTGGTCGTCGCCGTACTGGTGATGGCCGGAGTGCTGCTGTTGCCGCTGCCCGCCGATTTGCCGGTGGCCGGGCATCGCATGCTGGCGATTCTCGCGTTTGCCGTGGTGGTGTGGATCACCGAGGCGGTGTCCTATGAAGCCAGCGCGATCATGATCACTTCCCTGATGGCGTTCCTGCTGGGCACGGCGCCGTCGCTACAAGACCCCACACATCTGATCGGCACCAGCCCGGCCATCAGCATGGCGTTGACCGGGTTTTCCAACCCGGCGCTGGCGCTGGTGGCGGGCGCGCTGTTTATCGCGGCGGCCATGACCCATACCGGCCTCGACCGGCGCATTGCCCTGGTGACGTTGAGCCGGGTCGGCACCAGCACCCGGCGCATCCTGCTGGGGGCGATTGCCGTGACCATTCTGCTCAGCCTTGTCGTGCCCAGCGCCACGGCGCGCAGTGCCTGTGTGGTGCCGATCATGATGGGCGTGATCGCGGCGTTTGGCGTCGACAAGCGCTCGAACATCGCCGCCGGCATCATGATCGTCGTGGCCCAGGGCACCAGCATCTGGAACGTTGGCATCCAGACCGCCGCCGCGCAGAACCTGCTGACCGTCGGCTTTATGGACAAGATGCTCGGCCAGCGCGTGTCGTGGATCGACTGGCTGATCGCGGGCGCGCCGTGGGCGTTGATCATGTCGGCGGTGTTGCTGTTTCTGGTGCTCAAGCTGCTGCCGCCGGAGACCGATAGCATCCCCGGCGGTAAAGAGGCGGTGGCCCAATCATTGGTGGACATCGGTCCCATGACCGGGCCGCAGAAGCGCCTGCTGGGCGTGTCGGTAGTGTTGCTGCTGGCCTGGGCCACGGAAGGGCGCCTGCATAACTTCGACACTACCTCGACCACCTACGCCGGGTTGGTGTTCCTGCTGTTGCCGGGGCTTGGCGTGATGACCTGGAAGGATGTGCAGTCGCGGATTCCGTGGGGCACGGTGATTGTGTTTGGTGTGGGTATCAGCCTGGGGACGGCGCTGCTTACTACCCAGGCTGGGCAGTGGCTGGGGGCTACGGTGGTGGCGCATACCGGGTTGGATCAGGTGGGGCCGTTGGGGGTGTTTGCGATCCTGGGGGCGTTCTTGATTCTGATCCACTTGGGGTTTGCCAGTGCTACGGCGTTGACCTCGGCGTTGTTGCCGATCCTGATTGCGGTGTTGCAGACCTTGCCGGGGGATTTCAGCCGGTTGGGCATGACCATGCTGTTGGGGTTTGTGATGAGCTACGGGTTTATCCTGCCGATCAATGCACCGCAGAATATGGTGTGTTTGGGGACTGGGACGTTTACGGCGCGGCAGTTTGCCAAGGTGGGGATTTTGGTGACGCTGATTGGGTATGGGTTGATGTTGGTGTTTGCCGCGACTTATTGGAGTTGGTTGGGGTGGATTTGA
- a CDS encoding hybrid sensor histidine kinase/response regulator, giving the protein MAKHSDDPQRALSALLGLGDQSARKSHYPELTARLDELEAERKRYIRLNDELEQRVAARTDELLEANHNLQQQIAQREQIEQDLRDARDAAQAANRSKDKYLAAASHDLLQPLNAARLLIATLRERQLPSVEQVLVERTHQALEGAEDLLTDLLDISRLDQAAVKPDVALYRLDEVFAPLVSEFQSVAQAAGLNLRVHTGHYAVRTDLRLLTRILRNFLSNACRYTDEGCILLGARRRGDCLRLEVWDTGRGIAADRLEAIFLEFNQLDVGRAADRKGVGLGLAIVERIAEILGYPIAVRSWPGRGSMFSIEVPLSAEMPEAISQLPAQPSTGNPLPGRRLLVIDNEVSILESMSALLEQWGCEVLTATDQAGALAALQGRVPELILADYHLDHGVVGCAVVKHLREHFACNIPAVIITADRTDQCRRALRRLEAPLLNKPVKPGKLRAVLSQLLS; this is encoded by the coding sequence ATGGCGAAGCACTCTGACGACCCGCAGCGCGCACTGTCGGCGCTGCTGGGGCTGGGCGACCAGTCGGCGCGCAAGAGCCATTACCCGGAACTGACCGCGCGGCTGGATGAACTGGAGGCCGAGCGCAAGCGCTATATCCGCCTCAACGACGAGCTGGAGCAGCGCGTCGCCGCGCGCACCGACGAACTGCTGGAGGCCAACCACAATCTGCAACAGCAGATCGCCCAGCGTGAGCAGATCGAACAGGACCTGCGCGACGCCCGTGACGCCGCCCAGGCCGCCAACCGCAGCAAGGACAAATACCTTGCGGCCGCCAGCCACGACCTGCTGCAACCGCTGAATGCCGCGCGCCTGTTGATCGCCACCTTGCGTGAGCGCCAGTTGCCCAGCGTCGAACAGGTGCTGGTGGAGCGCACGCATCAGGCGCTGGAAGGCGCCGAGGACTTGCTCACCGATTTGCTGGATATCTCGCGACTCGACCAAGCGGCGGTCAAGCCAGATGTGGCCCTGTATCGCCTGGATGAAGTGTTTGCGCCGCTGGTCTCGGAGTTCCAGTCGGTGGCCCAGGCGGCCGGGTTGAATCTGCGGGTGCACACCGGGCATTACGCGGTGCGCACGGACCTGCGGCTGTTAACGCGGATCCTGCGCAACTTTCTCAGCAATGCCTGCCGCTACACCGATGAGGGCTGCATCCTGCTGGGGGCGCGACGTCGCGGTGATTGCCTGCGCCTGGAGGTGTGGGACACCGGGCGCGGGATTGCGGCAGACCGGCTGGAGGCGATCTTCCTCGAGTTCAACCAGCTCGACGTCGGCCGCGCGGCGGATCGCAAGGGGGTTGGGCTGGGCCTGGCGATTGTCGAGCGGATTGCCGAGATCCTTGGTTATCCGATTGCCGTGCGCTCCTGGCCGGGGCGGGGCTCGATGTTCAGCATCGAAGTGCCGCTGAGCGCCGAGATGCCCGAGGCGATCAGCCAACTGCCGGCGCAACCGAGCACCGGCAACCCGCTGCCGGGCCGGCGTTTGCTGGTGATCGACAACGAAGTCAGCATCCTCGAAAGCATGAGCGCGCTGCTCGAGCAGTGGGGCTGCGAAGTGCTCACCGCCACCGACCAGGCGGGCGCGCTGGCGGCGTTGCAGGGCAGGGTGCCGGAGCTGATCCTTGCGGACTATCACCTCGATCACGGGGTGGTGGGCTGTGCGGTGGTCAAGCATCTGCGTGAGCACTTCGCCTGCAACATCCCTGCGGTGATCATCACTGCGGACCGCACCGACCAGTGCCGCCGTGCCTTGCGCCGGCTGGAAGCGCCGTTGCTGAACAAGCCGGTCAAGCCCGGGAAGCTCCGGGCTGTACTGAGCCAACTGCTCAGCTGA
- the ercA gene encoding alcohol dehydrogenase-like regulatory protein ErcA, producing the protein MSPNLSLLRKFVSPEIIFGAGCRHNVGNYAKTFGARKVLVVSDPGVIAAGWVADVEASLQAIGIDYCLYSAVSPNPRVEEVMTGAEVYRENHCDVIVAIGGGSPMDCGKAIGIVVAHGRSILEFEGVDTIRVPSPPLILIPTTAGTSADVSQFVIISNQQERMKFSIVSKAVVPDVSLIDPETTASMDPFLSACTGIDALVHAIEAFVSTGHGPLTDPHALEAMRLINGNLVQMIANPTDIALREKIMLGSMQAGLAFSNAILGAVHAMSHSLGGFLDLPHGLCNAVLVEHVVAFNYSSAPERFKVIAETFGIDCRGLNHRQICGRLVDHLIALKHAIGFHETLGLHGVRVADIPFLSEHAMDDPCILTNPRASSQRDVEVVYGEAL; encoded by the coding sequence ATGAGCCCAAACCTGAGCCTCCTGCGTAAATTCGTCTCTCCTGAAATCATCTTTGGCGCCGGCTGCCGGCACAACGTCGGCAATTACGCGAAGACCTTCGGCGCGCGCAAGGTGCTGGTGGTCAGCGACCCCGGGGTGATCGCCGCCGGTTGGGTCGCCGATGTGGAAGCCAGCCTGCAAGCCATCGGCATCGACTACTGCCTGTACTCCGCCGTGTCGCCCAACCCTCGGGTTGAGGAAGTGATGACCGGCGCCGAGGTGTACCGTGAAAACCACTGTGATGTGATCGTCGCCATCGGCGGCGGCAGCCCGATGGACTGCGGCAAGGCCATCGGCATTGTGGTCGCCCATGGGCGCAGCATCCTTGAATTCGAGGGCGTGGACACCATTCGCGTGCCCAGCCCGCCGCTGATCCTGATCCCCACCACAGCCGGCACTTCGGCGGATGTCTCGCAATTCGTGATCATCTCCAACCAGCAGGAACGCATGAAATTCTCCATCGTCAGCAAGGCGGTGGTGCCGGATGTGTCGCTGATCGACCCGGAAACCACGGCGAGCATGGACCCGTTCCTGTCCGCCTGTACCGGCATCGACGCGCTGGTGCATGCCATTGAGGCGTTTGTTTCCACCGGCCACGGCCCGCTGACCGATCCCCATGCGCTGGAAGCGATGCGCCTGATCAACGGTAATCTGGTGCAGATGATCGCCAACCCCACGGACATTGCCCTGCGCGAGAAGATCATGCTCGGCAGCATGCAGGCCGGGCTGGCGTTCTCCAATGCGATCCTGGGCGCGGTGCATGCGATGTCCCACAGCCTCGGCGGCTTCCTCGATCTGCCCCATGGATTGTGCAACGCCGTGTTGGTGGAGCATGTGGTGGCGTTCAACTACAGCTCGGCGCCGGAGCGTTTCAAGGTGATTGCCGAGACGTTTGGCATCGACTGTCGCGGCCTCAATCACCGGCAGATCTGCGGGCGTCTGGTGGACCATCTGATCGCGTTGAAGCATGCGATTGGCTTCCATGAAACCCTTGGTCTGCATGGGGTGCGTGTGGCGGACATTCCGTTCCTGTCCGAGCATGCGATGGATGACCCGTGCATCCTCACCAACCCGCGCGCGTCGAGCCAGCGTGACGTCGAGGTCGTCTATGGCGAAGCACTCTGA
- the pqqA gene encoding pyrroloquinoline quinone precursor peptide PqqA, with protein MWKKPAFTDLRIGFEVTMYFASR; from the coding sequence ATGTGGAAAAAACCCGCGTTTACCGACCTGCGTATCGGCTTTGAAGTGACCATGTACTTCGCCAGCCGTTGA
- a CDS encoding aldehyde dehydrogenase family protein produces MIYAQPGTPGAIVSFKARYGNYIGGEFVAPIDGNYFTNTSPVTGEVIAEFPRSSAADIEKALDAAHAAADAWGKTSAQDRSLVLLKIADRIEQNLEVLAVAETWDNGKAVRETLNADVPLAADHFRYFAGCIRAQEGGAAEINELTAAYHFHEPLGVVGQIIPWNFPLLMAAWKLAPALAAGNCIVLKPAEQTPLSIMVFAELINDLLPPGVLNIVQGFGREAGEALATSKRIAKIAFTGSTPVGAHIMHAAAENIIPSTVELGGKSPNIFFEDIMQAEPAFIEKAAEGLVLAFFNQGEVCTCPSRALVQESIYDAFMAEVMKKIVKIKRGNPLDTETMVGAQASEQQFDKILSYLKIAQEEGAVLLTGGAAERLEGDLSSGYYIQPTLLKGHNKMRVFQEEIFGPVVGVTTFKDEAEALAIANDSEFGLGAGLWTRDINRAYRMGRAIKAGRVWTNCYHLYPAHAAFGGYKKSGVGRENHKMMLDHYQQTKNLLVSYDINPLGFF; encoded by the coding sequence ATGATCTACGCACAACCCGGCACCCCTGGCGCCATCGTCAGCTTCAAGGCGCGCTACGGCAACTACATCGGCGGTGAGTTTGTCGCACCGATCGATGGCAACTACTTCACCAACACCTCGCCGGTCACCGGCGAAGTCATCGCCGAGTTCCCGCGTTCCAGCGCCGCCGACATCGAAAAAGCCCTCGACGCCGCCCACGCCGCCGCCGATGCCTGGGGCAAGACCAGCGCCCAGGACCGCTCCCTGGTGCTGCTGAAAATCGCCGACCGCATCGAGCAGAATCTCGAAGTGCTGGCCGTCGCCGAAACCTGGGACAACGGCAAGGCCGTGCGCGAAACCCTCAACGCCGACGTGCCCCTGGCCGCTGACCACTTCCGCTACTTCGCCGGCTGCATCCGTGCCCAGGAAGGCGGCGCCGCCGAGATCAACGAACTGACCGCGGCCTATCACTTCCATGAGCCGCTGGGTGTGGTCGGGCAGATCATCCCGTGGAACTTCCCGCTGCTGATGGCCGCGTGGAAACTCGCCCCGGCGCTGGCCGCGGGTAACTGCATCGTGCTCAAGCCCGCAGAGCAGACGCCGCTGTCGATCATGGTGTTTGCCGAGCTGATCAATGATTTGCTGCCACCGGGCGTGCTGAACATCGTGCAAGGCTTTGGCCGCGAAGCGGGGGAGGCGTTGGCCACCAGCAAGCGCATCGCCAAGATCGCCTTCACCGGTTCTACCCCGGTGGGCGCGCACATCATGCATGCGGCGGCCGAGAACATCATTCCGTCCACCGTGGAACTGGGCGGCAAGTCGCCGAACATCTTCTTCGAAGACATCATGCAGGCCGAGCCTGCGTTCATCGAAAAGGCTGCCGAAGGTTTGGTATTGGCGTTCTTCAACCAGGGCGAAGTGTGCACCTGCCCGTCGCGGGCGCTGGTGCAGGAGTCGATCTACGATGCGTTCATGGCCGAGGTGATGAAGAAGATCGTCAAGATCAAGCGCGGCAATCCGCTGGACACGGAAACCATGGTTGGGGCGCAGGCGTCCGAGCAGCAGTTCGACAAGATTCTCTCGTACCTGAAAATTGCCCAGGAAGAGGGTGCGGTGTTGCTCACTGGCGGTGCGGCAGAGCGTCTGGAGGGTGATTTGTCCAGCGGCTATTACATCCAGCCGACGTTGCTCAAGGGGCACAACAAAATGCGTGTGTTCCAGGAGGAGATCTTCGGGCCGGTGGTGGGGGTGACTACGTTCAAGGATGAAGCTGAAGCGCTGGCGATTGCCAACGATAGCGAGTTTGGCTTGGGTGCTGGGTTGTGGACACGTGATATCAACCGTGCTTATCGCATGGGGCGGGCGATCAAGGCGGGGCGTGTTTGGACCAACTGCTATCACCTGTATCCGGCGCATGCGGCGTTTGGGGGGTACAAGAAGTCGGGGGTGGGGCGTGAGAATCACAAGATGATGCTGGATCATTACCAGCAGACCAAGAACCTGCTGGTGAGCTACGACATCAATCCGCTGGGCTTCTTCTAA